Part of the Jatrophihabitans sp. GAS493 genome, TGAATGACGAGTGGGCAGACGCGATTCGTCTGGTGCCGCCTGCGGCTAGTGGCGCCGTGATCGCAGTCGACCGCGTCCTCGACGGCGCCGGATTTTGCGTCGCGTGGGTTCTGGTGCGGACGGCCGAGGATGCGTTGCGATTCGAGACGACCGGGTGGACGCTGTGGCGACCTGACTGGCCTGTGGAAACCAAGAAGCAGCGAGGCCGGGTGGCGGCGACGGAGCTGGATGCCCACCGGCTCCTTGTTGCCACCACTCGACACACCGACATTCACGGGTTCAGCGGACTCATCTGTGAGCGGCTGGAGGCGGCGCTGGTCGACGCGGGGCAGACTGCGGTCACCAGCGACGAGTGTGATCCGGTCGAGCGGCGGCGGCGCATGTTGGCGCAGGACAGCCTTGAGCGACTTCGCCGGTCATCGGGTGCCCGAAGTCAGAACGAGGTACTCACCCACTGCTTGAATTGCGGGCGTCCGCTCACCGACCACGAAAGCGCCAGGACGGGATACGGACCAATCTGCTCCGCCAGAGCAGCGTCGGCCGTCAAGTTGGTCGGCCGCCCGAGCGGCGATGTCAAACTGGTCCTTCGTGTGGCTGGACGGCCGATCGAGCAATGGCGTCGGCGAGTGACTGACCTTGCTCGGCGGACGGCCGGCGAGACGAATTTGGGCGCTCGATGAACGGCTAATTGCCGGCGATGCCCCTCTGCACCGCCATGAGTGCGGTCCGCAGCATTGCGTGTCGGCTATGCGTCAAGGATTTCTCCCGCTCCGGAGAACTGCTCACACGATTGCGCACCGGAACTGGATAACAGCCAGTCGGACTCTCGTTCACCGCATTGCACCTTTGGACATGCTTGACAGCTTGTCATCGGGACATGCTTGACGGTCACGGCTTGGGCGTGCGCGACCAGGCTTTGAATCTGGTGATCGGCTGGTTGGTGGCCTGCTGCGCTCGATGCAACGGCCGCAAACGCGACCGCACCCCGGAGCAGGCCGGAATGAAGCTGCTGGTCACGCCCTACGCGCCCCGCCGTCGACGCTGAGGTAATGGCGGGCCGTAGAAGTGGTGTTTTCCGAAGGCTAGTTCGTTGCTAGCCGGGCTTGTAGCATCCAGGCATGTGCCTGGACACCGTGTTGCGATGACGACGCCCTTCTACGGCCACCCTTGGGACGACCCCAATAGCCCGCTTGGTCGTGGCCGACTGCCTCAGGCTCCGGGGTGGGCCGACCCAGAGAGTTACGACACCTACGCCGCCTACCAGGAGGGCTCCTTCATCGAGGAAGCCCGACAACGGTTCGACACAGAACACAATGACGCGTCCTCGGCTGCTGCCCCGCGATTGAGAGGACAAGCTCGGGAGCTTCAGGAGGCGCACGACTACCCAGGAGAATATCTGCTGCGGTTTGAGAGGAAGATCGGCGGCCGACGGGATTTTGACCACGGATACGATCAGATCGCTGAATGTTTCTTGGCGATGCCACAGTTGTTCGTAGAGTCCGATCGGCGGAAGATCGTCGAGCTGGCGTCCTTCATGGGCAATATGACACACCAGATTCTGCTGGACGGTGAGGTCAGCGGTGGGACCTTTTGGGCGGAAGTGGTCGCCGAGGCCCAGGCGAAAAGGGCCGTCAGCTTCGCACCCTTCCGCGACTAGGCTTTGAACGATCGTGCTGACGGCTGGTGACCGCAGACCGATCCGGTGCATCCGGCACAGTAACCACGGTGAGCACTAACGACCCCCAAGATGAACGGGCCAACACGCTGCTGGTCGTCGGCGGCGGAGCGTGGATGTCCGACGAACTGGCCGCCAACACCCTCGGCGTCACAGTGACGCCCACCAACGGCCTGTTCCTTCCGACCTTCAGCCCCCTGGACGGCCCTGACGGGCCCACCTGTGAAGTACGTCATGGTCGCCTACGACCGGCTCAACGGCCCACCGGCCTGGTCGAAGCAGGGGCGTGCTCGATCGAGACGGCCGGATCTGCGGGTACTGCCGCTCGCCGCAGGGATTGACCATCGACCACATCCGCCCCCGCGCCCAGGGCGGCAAGAACGGCTGGTTGAACACGGTCGCCTGCTGCGCTCCATGCAACGGCCGCAAACGCGACCGCACCCCGGAGCAGGCCGGAATGAAGCTGCTGGTCACGCCCTACGCGCCCCGCCGTCGACGCTGACCGGGTCGGGTCGGGTCGACACGGGTCTCGTAGCGAGGTAGCCAATCCGATGGCCGTCGGCCGCGCCAACCCGATCTCCCCTGGATGCGTCGCTCGGCACCCGTCGGCGGCCAGCTGGGCGCTTCCGGCCTGACCACACTCGACGCCGGACAGGGCCGGTTCGCTGCGGGTCGGCGTGTCCAACAAACGATGCTTGCGCGAATGCAAGTGCGTCGCCTAGCCTACCCGTGGACGCTGCATATTCCTGGGGGACTAATGGCGAATCATTCACGCTTGCGCAAATCCGCTCGTTCGCGCCGTGCGTTGCTGACTTTCGTCGCGGCGATGACGCTTTTGGCGGAATTCTTTGCGGGATCGGGTATTGCGAGTGCGGGCGAGACCTATCCGCCAGCAAGTGACGGTCCGGTGTCTTATTCGCCGGTTGGCACCAGCTACGCCTGCGACGGCGGCGTTCCTGCCTCCGCAACATTCAGCTTCTCCTGGGATGCGTCGAAGTTGACGACGTCCTACGACGTCTCAATTCAATTGGCTTCATTCCCTGACGGCGGCCCGGAGACTGATATCGCCGCCGTGCCGCTGACGATCGCGGCCGGGGCAAAGAACTCGTTCACTCAAACCTTCGCTGTCCCGCCCACGATCCTCGGGCAGAATCTGGACTTTCAGGTTCTTGCATCGAATCCGAACTTTCCGTACACCTCGACGTCTGACGTCTTCAGCTGCGTTAGCCCGCCGACACCGGGACCACTTCCCACAGTGTCTATCTCCACCCCAGATTGTGCGGGCAATTACACGATCACCGTCGACGGTTCATCTACGACTCGGTACTTCTTCTACAATCTACTCACGGACGACGGGTTCACGGGAGATGCGGATGTTGCTCCTGGTGAGGTTGATACGGAGTCCTATAGCCTCGTCGATCCATACCAGAAATTGGATTTCCGCTCGACGGGTCTCGGGATGACGATCAACCTTGGTTACGACTTCGGCAACGTGCCACTCGAAGAGCTGACCAGCTTTGGTGGCCTCTCCAAATGGGATATCGGGAAATTCCGGGTGCAGCCCGTACCGGCCTCCTGTTCTGCCACGCCCACGCCCACGCCAGCTGCAACCGCATCGCCGAGCCCAACTCCCGCTCCAACTCCCACGGCCACTCCTGCCGCCACGCCGATTCCGAAGCCATCGCACTTCACAGTCAAGGGCACGATCTCTGCGATCGGCTACAACGTCCCGGTTACGGGCAGCGTGGTGATCAACGGATCAACGGCAACTGCGAGCGGCTCCCTGACGAACGCAGTCGTGCACACCACCACCTTGCTTTACGGGTGGGTGCCAGTCGCGATCGAAGGCAAATTCGGCTTCGGACCAGTCGGCGGAACCCAGGCGACTCTAACCGTGCCAGTTGGCCTGTCGGTGTCGTCGGCCAACCTTCTTGGGTTCATCCCCTTACTGCCGTCATCCACTAGCTGCAAGACGACCGGCGCATCAACACTGACGCTCGCTGGCTCAGTGGCGACCGCTTACAGCGGAAACACCACCCTCAAACCGGTGAGCGGTTGCGGACTCGCCCAGGCCGCGTTCGGCGGGATAGGCGGGGCATCGCTGCACTTGACCATCAGCTTGAGCAAGACCCTGAGCTGAGCGGCACGACTCTGGTACACAGGGCTGCACGGTACTTCGTCGGGGCGTCCATCGGGGCCTGGCCCGGTCAGTCAGGCTGCTGGGTGAAGACTGATGCCAGGTACCCGGCACAGTAGTCACCGTGACCAACCTGCACTCCGTTCTCCACCGCCCCGGCACTCTGATCTCGGTCGGCGGCGGGGCCTGGACCTCCGACGAACTGGCCACCAACACCCTCGGCGTCACGGTGACGCCCACCAACGGCCTGTTCCTTCCGACGTTCAGTCCCCTGGACGGCCCTGACGGGCCCGCCTGGTGGATGCCGTGCTCGTTCGCGACCCGACTGCTGCACGCGGGCGTCCAGGTGGCGCTGACGGCTCCTGGGCCGTTCTGGCTGACCGAGATCCCGACCACGCTGACCGGCCGGGAGGTCTTCATCAACGACGTCGCCCAGCTGCGCGAGCGGGACAACCGCATCCCCGCCGCCGGGGCGTTCGTGAAACTGGCCGAGGCCAAGGACGACGATTTCCAAGCCGGGTGCGGGCGTGGAGGTGGGGGTGTTCTTGCGGGACATGGCGGTTCATCCAAACGGTGAGTGACCAGCGCCGGGTGCGCTGTACTCGATGTACCGTCCGCGCCGATGCGACGCGCGCAAGGAGCTGCCGACTCATCCTGGCTTGAGTTCGTCGAAATTTAGGATTGTCGGCATGGCTCCGACCGTTGAGCCGCGCTGGAACGAGTACGGCGTGTTTAGCTGGCGGCCGGAAGTCCTGTGGCCTGACCCCGGTTGGTTGATCCAGGTCGAGTGAGAGTCTTGCGGCCCACGTTGTGGGCAGGAAGGCTTGACCACGATGACTACGAGGAAGCGGCACAGCCCGGAGCAGGTCGTGCGGAAACTGGCGCAGGCTGATCGGATGCTGGGCGAAGGCAAAGACATTGCCGATGTCTGCCGGGAATTGCAGGTCTCTGAGCAGACCTATTTCCGGTGGCGCAACCAGTTCGGCGGCCTGAAAGCTGACGACGCGAAACGGTTGAAGGACCTGGAGCGGGAGAACGCCACCCTGAAGCGGCTGCTCGCCGACGCGGAGCTGGAGAAGGCCGCGTTGAAGGAGATCGCCCGGGGAAACTTCTGAGCCCGGAACGCCGGCGCGCGGCCGTTCACCACCTCATCACCACGATGGGCGTGAGTGAGCGGTTCGCGTGCCGGGTGACCGGGCAGAACCGCACCACACAGCGACACGAACCACAGGCGGCGACGCCGGCCGATCCCGACGCGGCGCTGCGGGCTTGGTTACGGGAGTACGCGAAAACGCATCCGAGGTGGGGATTCCGCCGCGCGTATCACGACGCCCGCGGCGAGGGGTGGACGGTGAACCACAAGAAAATACAGCGACTCTGGCGCGACGAAGGCCTACGCGTGCCGCAACGCCGCCGCCGTAAACGCCTCGGCACCAGCACCGCCCCCGGCCTACCGAAAGCTGACGCACCGAACACGGTGTGGGCCGTCGACTTCCAGTTCGACGCCACCACCGACGGCCGACCGATCAAGATCGTGTCGATCATTGACGAGCACACCCGCGAATGCCTCGGTGGGCTCGTGGAACGGTCCATCACCGCTGATGCGTTAGCCGACGAACTGGACCGCGTCGCCGCCGGTCGTGGGTACCCCGTCGTGCTGCGCAGCGACAACGGCCCCGAGTTCGCCTGCGCGGTGATGACCGATTGGGCCGGTGAACAGGTCGGGCTGTCGTTCATCCCACCCGGCGAGCCGTGGCGCAACGGCTACGTCGAATCGTTCAACTCACGCGTCCGCGACGAATGCCTCAACATCAACATCTTCTGGTCCCTGGCCCACGCGAGGGTCGTGATCAGCGACTGGAAACAGGAATACAACGAACATCGGCGGCACTCGGCTCTGGGCTACCAAACCCCAGCCCGCTACGCTGCCATCTGCACCCACCGAAACTGACTCTCACAAACCGTGGATCAATTCACGGGGTCCGGCCACCTGCACAAGCACCTGATGGGTGCTGGATCAGCGCCTACGTCGACTCGGCAGCGGGGCGACGTTGATCGGGCTATCCGATTATGCGGTCCCAGGACGCCTCAAGACGTCCTGGGACATCTTGGGGACGGTCCGTACGTGCGTGGACAGTTCTTGGTCGCCGTCTATGACCCGGAAATGCTTGTCCTCGGCGACGATGGTGATGAGTTTGCCCTTGTGCTGGCGGCCGATTCGCAGCCGCTGGCTCGCGACCATGACGACGCCGTCTGCTGGCACTCGTCGTTGGGCGCGGATCGAACCCGCGGGGGCGGGGTTGGGCAATGCGGTGCTGGCGGTGCGGGCGCCGGTGAGGGAGGTCAGGCGATCGTCGTCGAGCAGCAGCGGCCAGGTCGTCACGACGATGTTGTCAGAGATGGCGTGCCCCGGTGTGTCCGGAGACTTTGTCGCCGCAAATCAACGGGTTGCAACGCTCATGCACTGTCCGCGTTTGAGGATGGTCGTTGGCTAGTCCGCCGCTCGCCTGTTCGCGATCCGCTCCTCCGCCTTCCTTCGAAGATAGAGATCGAAGTCGTCGTGCTCGCGGATCGCGACGGGAATACGCGGATCATCTCGAACCGCACCGCGCGCAATCGATAGGGCTTGGTCGGTTGTTGCTGCTCGGTCCTTGCTTAGCTTGCCTGCGACGATCCCGTTGATTAACATGAATAGACGCTTCGCTGTCGTATCATCGAATCGCTGCGCCGCGATTGCCGACCGCAAAATTTCACTGGTACCTCGTTCATCGTCAACCAGTTCGAATGTCGTTGATTCGTTGAGATTGAACCATTGGACGCGGCGTCCACCACACTCGAACGCTCCCATGTCGTGCGCAACGCGCGCCAATTGACGTCGGCTGCCAGAGGCGCCTGCTGGAAGACTGCTACCGGGAGACATCAGCCACCGTTCCTCTCCGTTGCTAAACACGAAGACGAAGCCGGGTAGTAAGGCGTTCCGCAGAGCGAGCAAGCCCGCCATCGTGGAAACGTTGTAGGCATCCAAGTGATCGAAGAGGTCCTGCAGGGTCGACTGCTCAGCAGCCATTATCAGTAGGTCGTGCGGCACCAATAGCGCTGACGCGAATTCTGTCGCCTCACGCTCTTGCTTCGCAATCTGCTGTCCCGCTGCTCCGGACGTGCTTTGGTTGGGCGCATCCTCGAAGGACAGCGCGTGACAAGCCGTGCGACCTAGGTGCCACGGGATAACAAGATGCCCAAGCTCGTGACCGAGAGTGAACCTGCGGCGACGCGAGGAACTGGCAGCCAAGCGTCGCAAATAGAGGTGCGGGCGTCCTGTCCCCAAGCCGACCAATACGGCGTCGCAGTCGAAGTGCCATTCGTGCTCCGTGACGTCGGCATAGAGAGCGACGAGCGCGTCAGCATCAAACGCTCCAGAGAGATCGTGTCGCTTCCGGACTGTTCTCGTGAGCTCGGCAATCGGATCGCGCCGCGGAGGCAGCAACCAACGGATGGCTGTGTCTTTCATGGCTAGCCCTCGGCGGAATCCCCAAGAAGTCCGCGACTCTTCAACCAACGAAGGAGTTGTTCGGCATCGTTTTGCGAGTCGGCGCGCGCAGCGATTCCGTGCAGACCAACTTCACTCACGGTCTGGTCCAATGTTTCGCCGTTCCTCCTTGCCGCAACCAAGAACCGTATGGATGCGGGGAACCTGATGACGCTTGAGTATTCGTCCCACGACATCCCCAGGAATTCGTGTAGCTCCAGCTTGGAACTGGGGTCCTCATTTGGCAGCTCATGCCAAGTCTCGACGTAGTCGTCGAGATCAGGGATCAGAGCGCGCCCGGCGAGGAGGTCGTCGACGAACGTGGTCCTAGACATCGATGTTCCTTCCCTTCCGCGCTGGCTTGATGATGTCACCGGTCAATATGTCGGCTACTCCGATGTGTCTACCCCGACTGTTGAACACTTCGAGCTCGCAGTGTGTGCCGTCGTATTCGTATAGGTTGTCCTCTCGGTCCCGCCATCGTGCAGGCCCTGAGCGCGGGAGCTTTTCGAGGTCATCAACGAACGACGGCCTCGGTCGCGGTGTGTAAGTCACGGTCCATTCAGTTCCGATGGGGTGTTGAGACTTAGCGTACGCACGGATCCCAAGAACTTCAGGAGGCGCGGCGATCGAGCGAAGACCGGGTGGTCTTTCATCAGTTTGGCCATGCGGGAGTTCGACCAACATCCGGTGACCGTGACGCCTACTACTGCCCGAGTAGCAAAGCAAGGCCAATCGAGAATCACTTCGAGTTGAAAATATACCGAGACACGGTATACTTAAGGCTAGGACGGGCACCAACGGATGGAGCCCGAAGATAGCAAGGGATGCACAACTATGGAATACGACCCGAGGAAGCTGGACAAGGTAGGTCTGGCCATGATGCTCGAGCTGGAGAGTGTGAAGGCCGCCTACGGCGGGACAGTGACCGAAGTGATCAAGAGCGTCTTCGACGGCTCCACGGCTGCCGTGCAAGCCGATCTCAAGTGGCACCAGACACTGATGGATACCCTGTCGACCTGCATCGCCAATCTCCTACTCGTGCAGGGAATGGCGCCCCAGCGGGCGCACTTCTATACCGAGCGCTACGTAGCCAAGATGGTGGAGGATGGCATCGTCTCCCAGAACTGGCACGCGACGGCAGCGCTAGTCGATACTGCCTGGCAGGTTGACCGGGCGCGATCGCACCAATGGTCTGACGGGCCCGCCGATCCCGACGGCGCCTTCGGTGGCGAGATCCGTCTCACCACTGGCGCTCGCGGAACCGTCGTCACATCCGACGGGGGTCGTGTCGACTGGGCGGACGCGGACGCCTGATGCTCACCTCGATCAATCTCGCCGCCTATCCGCACCTGGCCGCGCAGTTCGACGTCGAGGCGAACGGTGGGCGTACGCCGGATCAGATCCCGGCTCGGACCGAAGAGAAGCTCTGGTGGCGCTGTCCGGTCGCACCAGATCATCGATGGCGGGCTACCGGGTACAAGCGGACTAGGGGGAGGGGCTGCCCAGCCTGCGCCGGCAAGCAGATATCGATCACCAACTCATTGGCCAACTACCCCCACCTCGTCGCGCAGTTCGACACTGATGCCAACGGCGGAGTGAGCGCGGATCAGGTCCTCGCCGGCAGTCACTCGAGACTGTGGTGGCGCTGTCCGTTCGCACCTGACCACCGATGGGTGGCCGAGGTACGGATGCGAGTCCGGGGGACCGGCTGTCCCGCGTGTGCCGGGCGGCAAGTTTCAGTAACCAACAGCCTCGCCAACCATCCGCATCTCGCCACCCAGTTCGACGTCGAAGCGAACGGTGGCCTTGCTCCGGATCAGGTACTGGAGGGCTCGCACCAGCTGTACTGGTGGTCCTGCCCGGCCGCCGCAGACCACCGCTGGCAAGCGCGCCCGTACAGCCGCGTCGACGGCGACGGCTGCCCCTTCTGCGCCAGTCGTCGGGTATCTATGACGAACAGTCTCGCCACCGTTGACCCGATCCTGGCCCAGCAATTCGACGTGCTCACCAACGAGTGTATGCCAGACGAGGTCATGGCCAACCGGACCAAGAAAGTCGCATGGATCTGCCCGTCGAACTCCGAGCACCGCTGGACCTCGACGATCAACAACCGAATGAGGGGGAACGGGTGCCCGGCCTGCGCAGCGATCACCGTCTCAGCGCGCGAAGTACGTCTCGCCGCTGAGCTGGATGCTGTGCTCGGACTCGACGTCACGGACCAACTCGTGAAGCTACCTGGCCACCGTCCGATGTACGTGGACGTGCTCTGCCGGCAGCGCATGCTCGTCGTCGAGTACGACGGAGCGAGATGGCACCATGGCGAGAAGAAGGAACGCGCCGACCGATCCAAGACCGACCGCCTAGCAGCGGCCGGCTACACGGTCGTGAGAGCCCGTGAGCGCCCCTTGCCACTCACGGGCGCGCTCGATGTATCGGTCGCCGGATACGGATCGATTCACGGCGTCACGGCGGAGGTGCTCGACGCGATTGCACGCCACCGCCCCGACGTCCTCGCCCGATCTGACGCTGCTGCCTACCGGCACAACGGCGTCACACTCGGACACGACGCGGCAGACGCGAGGTTGGCCAGAATTCGACTTCGCGCGGACGACACGCGCCGCCGAAGGCACTCGGCGTAGAGCGCCGTCAGTGGGTCG contains:
- a CDS encoding DUF6011 domain-containing protein, with product MTTAQLLPLAAELKNLANDIRGLPGFESSRVYAELRALVRLVDAARSRADRAAGRSAPSTKSPVHGQRDQGARSWADVRADLVLALNDEWADAIRLVPPAASGAVIAVDRVLDGAGFCVAWVLVRTAEDALRFETTGWTLWRPDWPVETKKQRGRVAATELDAHRLLVATTRHTDIHGFSGLICERLEAALVDAGQTAVTSDECDPVERRRRMLAQDSLERLRRSSGARSQNEVLTHCLNCGRPLTDHESARTGYGPICSARAASAVKLVGRPSGDVKLVLRVAGRPIEQWRRRVTDLARRTAGETNLGAR
- a CDS encoding IS3 family transposase (programmed frameshift) yields the protein MTTRKRHSPEQVVRKLAQADRMLGEGKDIADVCRELQVSEQTYFRWRNQFGGLKADDAKRLKDLERENATLKRLLADAELEKAALKEIAPGKLLSPERRRAAVHHLITTMGVSERFACRVTGQNRTTQRHEPQAATPADPDAALRAWLREYAKTHPRWGFRRAYHDARGEGWTVNHKKIQRLWRDEGLRVPQRRRRKRLGTSTAPGLPKADAPNTVWAVDFQFDATTDGRPIKIVSIIDEHTRECLGGLVERSITADALADELDRVAAGRGYPVVLRSDNGPEFACAVMTDWAGEQVGLSFIPPGEPWRNGYVESFNSRVRDECLNINIFWSLAHARVVISDWKQEYNEHRRHSALGYQTPARYAAICTHRN
- a CDS encoding ImmA/IrrE family metallo-endopeptidase produces the protein MKDTAIRWLLPPRRDPIAELTRTVRKRHDLSGAFDADALVALYADVTEHEWHFDCDAVLVGLGTGRPHLYLRRLAASSSRRRRFTLGHELGHLVIPWHLGRTACHALSFEDAPNQSTSGAAGQQIAKQEREATEFASALLVPHDLLIMAAEQSTLQDLFDHLDAYNVSTMAGLLALRNALLPGFVFVFSNGEERWLMSPGSSLPAGASGSRRQLARVAHDMGAFECGGRRVQWFNLNESTTFELVDDERGTSEILRSAIAAQRFDDTTAKRLFMLINGIVAGKLSKDRAATTDQALSIARGAVRDDPRIPVAIREHDDFDLYLRRKAEERIANRRAAD
- a CDS encoding colicin E3/pyocin S6 family cytotoxin, whose amino-acid sequence is MLVELPHGQTDERPPGLRSIAAPPEVLGIRAYAKSQHPIGTEWTVTYTPRPRPSFVDDLEKLPRSGPARWRDREDNLYEYDGTHCELEVFNSRGRHIGVADILTGDIIKPARKGRNIDV
- a CDS encoding zinc-ribbon domain-containing protein; the protein is MLTSINLAAYPHLAAQFDVEANGGRTPDQIPARTEEKLWWRCPVAPDHRWRATGYKRTRGRGCPACAGKQISITNSLANYPHLVAQFDTDANGGVSADQVLAGSHSRLWWRCPFAPDHRWVAEVRMRVRGTGCPACAGRQVSVTNSLANHPHLATQFDVEANGGLAPDQVLEGSHQLYWWSCPAAADHRWQARPYSRVDGDGCPFCASRRVSMTNSLATVDPILAQQFDVLTNECMPDEVMANRTKKVAWICPSNSEHRWTSTINNRMRGNGCPACAAITVSAREVRLAAELDAVLGLDVTDQLVKLPGHRPMYVDVLCRQRMLVVEYDGARWHHGEKKERADRSKTDRLAAAGYTVVRARERPLPLTGALDVSVAGYGSIHGVTAEVLDAIARHRPDVLARSDAAAYRHNGVTLGHDAADARLARIRLRADDTRRRRHSA